In Bythopirellula goksoeyrii, a single window of DNA contains:
- a CDS encoding SIR2 family NAD-dependent protein deacylase: MNSEVATIIAGWLKKAENAVVFTGAGVSTESGIPDFRSPGGVWSKYRTVYYDEFMASADARYEYWRQKAEGHRDFADAQPNDGHRVIAKWERDGMICGVITQNIDGLHHIAGNQDVLELHGTARQILCQDCGTSSEAAPLIAEFLETDRVPACRKCANGRLKHATISFGQALPMEVLEQAAAWCREADLLLAIGSSLVVSPAADLPMLTKRNGGRLVIINRDTTPLDVMADKVIQESIGATLSAVDYRIV, encoded by the coding sequence ATGAATTCCGAGGTCGCGACAATAATTGCAGGCTGGCTGAAGAAAGCCGAAAACGCGGTTGTCTTCACGGGCGCCGGCGTCAGTACCGAGAGCGGGATTCCCGATTTTCGCTCGCCCGGCGGCGTCTGGTCGAAGTACCGCACCGTCTACTACGACGAGTTTATGGCCAGCGCCGACGCGAGATACGAATACTGGCGACAGAAGGCGGAGGGCCATCGTGACTTCGCCGACGCACAGCCAAACGACGGTCATCGCGTGATCGCCAAATGGGAACGCGACGGCATGATCTGCGGCGTGATCACGCAGAACATTGACGGGCTGCACCATATCGCTGGCAATCAGGACGTCCTCGAATTGCACGGGACAGCGCGACAGATTCTCTGTCAGGATTGCGGAACTTCCTCCGAGGCTGCCCCGTTGATCGCTGAGTTTTTAGAGACCGACCGGGTTCCCGCGTGCCGTAAATGTGCCAACGGTCGCTTGAAACACGCGACGATTTCGTTCGGTCAAGCACTACCTATGGAAGTGCTCGAGCAGGCGGCCGCGTGGTGTCGGGAAGCAGATCTGCTGTTGGCGATCGGCTCGTCACTGGTCGTGTCGCCGGCGGCCGACTTGCCCATGCTTACGAAACGAAACGGGGGCCGGCTGGTCATCATCAACCGCGATACCACGCCGCTGGACGTGATGGCGGACAAAGTAATTCAAGAATCGATCGGCGCCACCCTTTCGGCAGTCGATTACCGCATTGTGTAG